In Oryza brachyantha chromosome 1, ObraRS2, whole genome shotgun sequence, the following are encoded in one genomic region:
- the LOC102720108 gene encoding probable acyl-[acyl-carrier-protein]--UDP-N-acetylglucosamine O-acyltransferase, mitochondrial isoform X2 has protein sequence MAAAAAATRAVRLLLSSSRRLHASASEGAATAREAHRSFIHTAAVVHPDAVIGQDVSIGPFCTVGASARIGDACQLHAGSHVMGDTELGERCVVSTGAILGADIPGKTIIGENNVIGHHAAIGVKCQDLKYKSGDECFLQIGNNNEIREYCSIHRSSKSCDRTVIGDNNLIMGSCHIAHDCSIGNNNIFANNTLFAGHVVVEDCTRTAGAVVVHQFCHIGSFSFLGGGAVVAQDVPRYMMVAGDRAELRGLNLEGLKRNGFSDQEEHETALSETPVSYMVESIRMSFGQGRRGICKFRNWNR, from the exons atggccgccgccgccgccgccacccgagccgtccgcctcctcctctcctcctcgcgccGTCTCCACGCAA GCGCTTCcgagggagcggcgacggcgagggaggcgcACAGGAGCTTCATCCAcacggccgccgtcgtccaccCCGACGCCGTCATCGGACAG GATGTCTCAATAGGCCCGTTTTGTACTGTGGGAGCTTCAGCAAGGATTGGTGATGCTTGCCAGTTACACGCTGGGAGCCATGTCATGGGAGATACCGAACTAGGAGAGAGATGTGTTGTTTCCAC TGGCGCTATCCTTGGTGCAGACATTCCTGGGAAGACTATTATTGGTGAAAACAATGTCATTGGACACCACGCGGCAATTGGTGTGAAGTGCCAAGATCTTAAGTATAAG TCAGGAGATGAATGCTTTCTACAGATTGGTAATAATAATGAGATCAGAGAGTACTGCTCTATTCATCGGTCTTCTAAATCTTGTGACCGCACG GTTATTGGTGACAATAATCTTATAATGGGTTCATGCCATATAGCACATGATTGCAGTATTGGCAACAATAACATATTTGCTAATAATACTCTTTTTGCTGGGCATGTTGTTGTTGAA GATTGCACCCGTACTGCAGGGGCTGTTGTTGTCCATCAATTTTGTCATATTGGGTCATTTTCATTTCTTGGTGGAGGCGCTGTG GTTGCACAAGATGTGCCAAGGTACATGATGGTTGCAGGTGATAGAGCAGAGCTTCGTGGTCTGAATCTTGAAGGTCTTAAGCGCAATGGTTTCTCAGACCAAGAG GAACATGAAACTGCGTTATCAGAAACTCCTGTATCCTATATGGTGGAATCTATTCGTATGTCGTTTGGCCAAGGACGCCGTGGAATTTGCAAATTTAGAAATTGGAACCGCTGA
- the LOC102720391 gene encoding LOW QUALITY PROTEIN: hexokinase-9-like (The sequence of the model RefSeq protein was modified relative to this genomic sequence to represent the inferred CDS: substituted 1 base at 1 genomic stop codon), which translates to MRKAAALASAAMVAAVAVASAVSRQWQRRAVKRLERAGAVLRGLEEGCAAPVELLRQVADAMAAEMRAGLASEGESDLQTIVTHVDSLPSGDETGMFYALDLGGTNFRVLRIQLGGKEQRVIKQDSKGMSIPQHLMSSSSHELFDFVAAALAKFVASESEDCCLPEGTQRELGFTFSFPVKQTSLASGTLIKWTKSFAIDEMVGKYVVAELNMAIKHQGLNMKVTALVNDTVGTLAAGRYVDHDTIAAVVLGTGSNAAYIEHANAIPKWHGPQPMSGDMVINMEWGNFKCTHLPLTEFDRELDAESLNPGEQIYEKLISGMYMGEIVRRILLKMAXEAAIFGDNIPPKLEKPYVLRTIDMLMIHRDISSDLRTVADKLNEILGVLLTKVQTRKLVVDVCEAIATRGARLAAAGIYGIMKKLGRHPDRRSVIAVDGGVYKYYTFFSQCMESTLSDLLGQELASSVVIKPVNDGSGVGAALLAASYSQYRQADEY; encoded by the exons ATGAGGAaagcggcggcgctggcgtcTGCGGCGATGGTCGCGGCCGTGGCGGTAGCGTCCGCGGTGTCGCGCCAGTGGCAACGTCGGGCGGTGAAGCGGTTGGAGCGCGCAGGGGCCGTGCTGCGGGGCCTAGAGGAGGGGTGCGCGGCGCCGGTGGAGCTGCTGCGGCAGGTGGCCGACGCGATGGCCGCGGAGATGCGCGCAGGGCTCGCCTCCGAGGGAGAGAGCGACCTCCAGACGATTGTCACCCACGTCGACTCCCTCCCATCCGG GGATGAGACAGGGATGTTTTATGCACTTGACCTTGGAGGAACAAATTTCCGTGTTTTACGAATTCAATTAGGAGGAAAGGAACAGCGAGTTATCAAGCAAGATTCTAAAGGGATGTCCATTCCACAACATTTAATGTCCAGCAGTTCACAT GaattgtttgattttgttgCTGCTGCATTAGCAAAATTTGTTGCCTCTGAAAGTGAAGACTGCTGTCTTCCTGAGGGTACCCAAAGAGAATTAGGTTTTACATTCTCCTTTCCAGTGAAACAAACATCATTGGCATCTGGTACTCTCATCAAGTGGACGAAGAGTTTTGCAATCGATGAAATG GTTGGCAAGTATGTTGTGGCTGAATTAAACATGGCTATCAAACATCAAGGACTTAATATGAAAGTCACAGCATTG GTTAATGATACAGTAGGGACATTAGCCGCTGGGAGATATGTGGATCATGATACTATTGCTGCTGTTGTACTGGGAACTGGCAGTAATGCAGCATACATAGAGCATGCAAATGCAATTCCTAAATGGCATGGCCCCCAGCCCATGTCTGGAGATATG GTAATAAACATGGAATGGGGTAACTTCAAGTGCACTCATCTTCCACTGACTGAATTTGATCGAGAGTTGGATGCAGAAAGTTTGAACCCTGGAGAACAG ATTTACGAAAAGTTGATTTCCGGTATGTATATGGGGGAAATTGTCCGAAGAATCTTGCTAAAGATGGCTTGAGAAGCTGCCATTTTTGGTGATAATATACCTCCAAAACTTGAGAAACCATACGTTCTAAG GACAATCGACATGCTGATGATCCATCGTGATATATCGTCTGATCTCAGAACAGTTGCCGACAAGCTGAACGAAATCTTGGGGGTATTGCTCA CCAAAGTCCAAACGAGGAAGCTGGTTGTGGATGTTTGTGAGGCTATTGCGACACGCGGGGCACGACTTGCTGCTGCCGGGATATACGGCATCATGAAAAAGCTCGGTCGGCATCCTGACAGAAGGTCCGTGATCGCTGTGGATGGAGGGGTCTATAAATACTACACTTTCTTCAGTCAGTGCATGGAGAGCACTCTGAGTGACTTGCTTGGGCAGGAGCTAGCATCCTCTGTTGTGATCAAACCTGTCAATGATGGCTCAGGCGTTGGGGCTGCTCTTCTGGCAGCCTCCTATTCTCAATACCGCCAGGCTGATGAGTACTAG
- the LOC102718220 gene encoding putative disease resistance protein RGA4 isoform X2: METFFSAVLGDLLSRSISFVIDRYQRQQQDVEENLQRLHRVLLRIQAIVEEADERRITNQAMLLQLRVVRATMYRGYYFLDSFRHRVIQAHAQDENCMFGRQAEQERVINFLLQPQHPCARGIDVLPIIGPGRVGKRTLVEHVCHDERVRKYFTIVFYGPDSIGGGDMELLADNGVIKHRNPASTEQLLVIIELVNDMDDKTWRRILHSLRGNHVSKIILTSRSNKIATLGTTEALHLDFLPREAFWYFFKTIAFGSTNPEDEPMLASICMEIVTVLKGSFMALHILGGILRSNPSAQFWYRFLKCLKYYTDKHIYVLGEHPSYAYRKRNGLTFIWTSQNQRVIAVRYSIYQSSSARPADLRMFTSSDILTRNVELPEKFDVLDWQSSIPPYYCYMTHYEKLARQPHMLPKRKRSRLLSEGLV, translated from the exons ATGGAGACCTTCTTTTCTGCTGTTCTTGGTGATCTTCTTAGCAGGTCTATATCCTTCGTCATTGACAGATACCAACGGCAGCAGCAGGATGTGGAGGAGAACCTACAGCGGTTGCATCGTGTGCTGCTGCGGATCCAGGCCATCGTCGAGGAGGCGGACGAGAGGCGCATCACAAACCAAGCGATGCTGCTGCAGCTCAGGGTGGTGAGAGCCACGATGTACAGAGGTTACTACTTCCTTGATAGTTTCAGGCACCGAGTCATTCAGGCGCATGCTCAAGACGAG AACTGCATGTTTGGCCGCCAGGCAGAACAGGAGAGGGTCATCAACTTCTTGCTGCAACCACAACATCCTTGTGCAAGAGGCATTGATGTACTTCCGATCATTGGACCTGGCCGGGTTGGGAAGAGAACTCTTGTGGAGCATGTCTGCCATGATGAAAGGGTGCGTAAATACTTTACGATTGTTTTCTATGGTCCAGATAGTATTGGGGGTGGAGACATGGAGCTTCTTGCCGACAATGGTGTAATCAAACATCGAAACCCTGCATCAACCGAACAATTATTGGTTATCATTGAACTTGTCAATGATATGGATGACAAAACATGGAGAAGAATATTGCACAGCTTAAGAGGAAACCATGTGAGTAAGATCATATTAACGAGTCGATCAAACAAGATAGCGACTCTTGGGACAACAGAAGCACTTCATTTGGATTTTCTTCCAAGAGAAGCTTTTTGGTATTTCTTCAAGACAATTGCATTTGGGAGCACAAATCCTGAAGATGAGCCAATGCTAGCATCCATATGTATGGAGATCGTGACCGTGCTGAAGGGATCATTCATGGCACTGCACATCCTTGGTGGTATACTCAGGTCTAATCCTAGTGCTCAATTCTGGTATAGGTTTCTCAAATGCCTTAAATATTATACAGacaagcatatatatgtgctagGTGAACACCCAAGTTACGCTTACCGAAAAAGAAATGGACTTACTTTCATTTGGACGTCTCAAAATCAGCGTGTCATCGCAGTAAGATACAGTATCTATCAGTCAAGTTCTGCTCGGCCGGCTGATCTACGCATGTTTACATCAAGTGATATTCTTACTAGAAATGTTGAGCTTCCTGAGAAATTTGATGTCCTGGACTGGCAATCTAGCATACCTCCTTACTACTGCTACATGACGCATTACGAGAAGCTTGCAAGGCAGCCGCATATGCTGCCTAAAAGGAAGCGATCCCGGCTCTTGTCAGAAGGGTTGGTTTGA
- the LOC102718500 gene encoding transcription factor RAX2-like, whose product MGRSPCCDKSSVKRGPWSQEEDAILRSFVERFGNAGNWIALPHKAGLKRCGKSCRLRWLNYLRPAIRHGGFTDEEDNLILSLYGEMGSKWSVIASKLPGRTDNDVKNYWNTKLKKRYLSTTREVTTPPSPAAGDDSIAAVDSPSQASSQPSPPPPPAIVNLDAPILDSTGDDNAELLHKSEQLYAELMGLIEQQSMITAAAPSTRDAATTSWSPPGTSPTASSSCDGSSMQMQWPVDVHESTVPLSSESSNSSSSSSASSLWFFDAFGGGSFQDLLGAASFDDVMLSQEMLYY is encoded by the exons atgGGGCGGTCGCCGTGCTGCGACAAGTCGAGCGTGAAGCGGGGGCCGTGGTCGCAGGAGGAGGACGCCATACTCAGGAGCTTCGTGGAGAGGTTCGGCAATGCCGGCAACTGGATCGCGCTGCCCCACAAAGCAG GGCTTAAACGATGCGGCAAGAGCTGCCGCCTCCGGTGGCTCAACTACCTCCGCCCGGCGATCCGGCACGGCGGCTTCACCGACGAGGAGGACAACCTCATCCTGTCGCTCTACGGCGAAATGGGAAGCAA GTGGTCGGTGATCGCGTCCAAGCTCCCCGGCCGGACGGACAACGACGTCAAGAACTACTGGAACACCAAGCTCAAGAAGAGGTACTTGTCCACCACAAGAGAAGTGACGACACCACCGTCccctgccgccggcgacgacagcatcgccgccgtcgacagTCCATCCCAAGCCTCCAGCCaaccctctcctcctcctcctccggccatcGTCAACCTCGACGCGCCCATCCTCGACAGTACCGGGGACGACAACGCCGAGCTCCTGCACAAGTCGGAGCAGCTGTACGCCGAACTGATGGGCCTCATCGAGCAGCAGTCGAtgatcaccgccgccgccccgtcgACCCGGGATGCGGCGACCACGTCGTGGTCGCCGCCGGGAACGAGTCCAACCGCTAGCAGCAGCTGTGACGGAAGCagcatgcagatgcagtggCCTGTGGACGTGCATGAGAGTACGGTGCCGTTGTCATCAGAgtccagcaacagcagcagcagcagcagcgccagcAGCTTGTGGTTCTTCGACGCGTTCGGTGGCGGCTCGTTCCAAGACCTGCTCGGCGCTGCTTCCTTCGACGATGTCATGCTGTCGCAAGAGATGCTGTACTACTAG
- the LOC102718220 gene encoding putative disease resistance protein RGA4 isoform X1: protein METFFSAVLGDLLSRSISFVIDRYQRQQQDVEENLQRLHRVLLRIQAIVEEADERRITNQAMLLQLRVVRATMYRGYYFLDSFRHRVIQAHAQDEVRDHSLDLSSPFNPSKRFCSSSATRKTVCEVSEKKELQKMLGDLERAVSDMQEFVVFVSSYPRVIRQPYCSYLLLQNCMFGRQAEQERVINFLLQPQHPCARGIDVLPIIGPGRVGKRTLVEHVCHDERVRKYFTIVFYGPDSIGGGDMELLADNGVIKHRNPASTEQLLVIIELVNDMDDKTWRRILHSLRGNHVSKIILTSRSNKIATLGTTEALHLDFLPREAFWYFFKTIAFGSTNPEDEPMLASICMEIVTVLKGSFMALHILGGILRSNPSAQFWYRFLKCLKYYTDKHIYVLGEHPSYAYRKRNGLTFIWTSQNQRVIAVRYSIYQSSSARPADLRMFTSSDILTRNVELPEKFDVLDWQSSIPPYYCYMTHYEKLARQPHMLPKRKRSRLLSEGLV, encoded by the coding sequence ATGGAGACCTTCTTTTCTGCTGTTCTTGGTGATCTTCTTAGCAGGTCTATATCCTTCGTCATTGACAGATACCAACGGCAGCAGCAGGATGTGGAGGAGAACCTACAGCGGTTGCATCGTGTGCTGCTGCGGATCCAGGCCATCGTCGAGGAGGCGGACGAGAGGCGCATCACAAACCAAGCGATGCTGCTGCAGCTCAGGGTGGTGAGAGCCACGATGTACAGAGGTTACTACTTCCTTGATAGTTTCAGGCACCGAGTCATTCAGGCGCATGCTCAAGACGAGGTGCGTGATCACTCTCTCGACCTGTCGTCCCCTTTCAATCCATCGAAACGGTTTTGCTCCTCCAGTGCAACAAGGAAAACTGTATGTGAAGTCTCGGAGAAAAAAGAGCTCCAGAAGATGCTTGGTGACCTGGAAAGAGCTGTTTCAGACATGCAGGAGTTTGTTGTGTTTGTGAGCAGCTATCCTCGTGTGATCCGTCAACCTTACTGCAGCTACTTGCTGCTGCAGAACTGCATGTTTGGCCGCCAGGCAGAACAGGAGAGGGTCATCAACTTCTTGCTGCAACCACAACATCCTTGTGCAAGAGGCATTGATGTACTTCCGATCATTGGACCTGGCCGGGTTGGGAAGAGAACTCTTGTGGAGCATGTCTGCCATGATGAAAGGGTGCGTAAATACTTTACGATTGTTTTCTATGGTCCAGATAGTATTGGGGGTGGAGACATGGAGCTTCTTGCCGACAATGGTGTAATCAAACATCGAAACCCTGCATCAACCGAACAATTATTGGTTATCATTGAACTTGTCAATGATATGGATGACAAAACATGGAGAAGAATATTGCACAGCTTAAGAGGAAACCATGTGAGTAAGATCATATTAACGAGTCGATCAAACAAGATAGCGACTCTTGGGACAACAGAAGCACTTCATTTGGATTTTCTTCCAAGAGAAGCTTTTTGGTATTTCTTCAAGACAATTGCATTTGGGAGCACAAATCCTGAAGATGAGCCAATGCTAGCATCCATATGTATGGAGATCGTGACCGTGCTGAAGGGATCATTCATGGCACTGCACATCCTTGGTGGTATACTCAGGTCTAATCCTAGTGCTCAATTCTGGTATAGGTTTCTCAAATGCCTTAAATATTATACAGacaagcatatatatgtgctagGTGAACACCCAAGTTACGCTTACCGAAAAAGAAATGGACTTACTTTCATTTGGACGTCTCAAAATCAGCGTGTCATCGCAGTAAGATACAGTATCTATCAGTCAAGTTCTGCTCGGCCGGCTGATCTACGCATGTTTACATCAAGTGATATTCTTACTAGAAATGTTGAGCTTCCTGAGAAATTTGATGTCCTGGACTGGCAATCTAGCATACCTCCTTACTACTGCTACATGACGCATTACGAGAAGCTTGCAAGGCAGCCGCATATGCTGCCTAAAAGGAAGCGATCCCGGCTCTTGTCAGAAGGGTTGGTTTGA
- the LOC102720108 gene encoding probable acyl-[acyl-carrier-protein]--UDP-N-acetylglucosamine O-acyltransferase, mitochondrial isoform X1 translates to MAAAAAATRAVRLLLSSSRRLHASASEGAATAREAHRSFIHTAAVVHPDAVIGQDVSIGPFCTVGASARIGDACQLHAGSHVMGDTELGERCVVSTGAILGADIPGKTIIGENNVIGHHAAIGVKCQDLKYKSGDECFLQIGNNNEIREYCSIHRSSKSCDRTVIGDNNLIMGSCHIAHDCSIGNNNIFANNTLFAGHVVVEDCTRTAGAVVVHQFCHIGSFSFLGGGAVVAQDVPRYMMVAGDRAELRGLNLEGLKRNGFSDQEVQMLRKAYKKVFMPSIDSQSSFDDRLAELEHETALSETPVSYMVESIRMSFGQGRRGICKFRNWNR, encoded by the exons atggccgccgccgccgccgccacccgagccgtccgcctcctcctctcctcctcgcgccGTCTCCACGCAA GCGCTTCcgagggagcggcgacggcgagggaggcgcACAGGAGCTTCATCCAcacggccgccgtcgtccaccCCGACGCCGTCATCGGACAG GATGTCTCAATAGGCCCGTTTTGTACTGTGGGAGCTTCAGCAAGGATTGGTGATGCTTGCCAGTTACACGCTGGGAGCCATGTCATGGGAGATACCGAACTAGGAGAGAGATGTGTTGTTTCCAC TGGCGCTATCCTTGGTGCAGACATTCCTGGGAAGACTATTATTGGTGAAAACAATGTCATTGGACACCACGCGGCAATTGGTGTGAAGTGCCAAGATCTTAAGTATAAG TCAGGAGATGAATGCTTTCTACAGATTGGTAATAATAATGAGATCAGAGAGTACTGCTCTATTCATCGGTCTTCTAAATCTTGTGACCGCACG GTTATTGGTGACAATAATCTTATAATGGGTTCATGCCATATAGCACATGATTGCAGTATTGGCAACAATAACATATTTGCTAATAATACTCTTTTTGCTGGGCATGTTGTTGTTGAA GATTGCACCCGTACTGCAGGGGCTGTTGTTGTCCATCAATTTTGTCATATTGGGTCATTTTCATTTCTTGGTGGAGGCGCTGTG GTTGCACAAGATGTGCCAAGGTACATGATGGTTGCAGGTGATAGAGCAGAGCTTCGTGGTCTGAATCTTGAAGGTCTTAAGCGCAATGGTTTCTCAGACCAAGAG GTACAGATGTTGAGGAAAGCTTATAAAAAAGTATTTATGCCATCTATTGATAGTCAGAGTAGCTTTGATGACAGGCTTGCTGAATTG GAACATGAAACTGCGTTATCAGAAACTCCTGTATCCTATATGGTGGAATCTATTCGTATGTCGTTTGGCCAAGGACGCCGTGGAATTTGCAAATTTAGAAATTGGAACCGCTGA
- the LOC102718781 gene encoding elongation factor 2-like — protein sequence MVRFTAEELRASMDKKHNIRNMSVIAHVDHGKSTLTDSLVAAAGIIAQDVAGDVRMTDTRADEAERGITIKSTGISLYYEMAEESLERFDGVRAGSSYLINLIDSPGHIDFSSEVTAALRITDGALVVVDCIEGVCVQTETVLRQALAERIKPVLTVNKMDRCFLELQQNGEEAYQVFSRVIENVNVTMAPYEDAKLGNCLVAPEKGTVAFSAGLHGWAFTLSSFAKRYAAKFKVDEAKMIERLWGENFFDPVTKKWTNTETNSPTCQRGFVQFCYEPIRQIISACMTDDKEKLWSMLAKLEVTLRADEKELTDKKLMKRVMQAWLPASDALLEMIIFHLPSPAMAQQYRVETLYEGPLDDPYATAIRNCDPKGPLMVYVSKMIPASDKGRFFAFGRVFSGTVGTGNKVRIMGPNFVPGEKKDLYVKTMQRTVIWMGKKQESVEDVPCGNTVAMVGLDQFITKNATLSDEKAVDAHPIKAMKFSVAPVVRKSVACKNASELPKLVEGLKRLAKSDPLVVCTIEESGEHVIAGVGQLHLEICLKDLQEDFMSGTEIIVGPPIITYRETVVSNSCRTVLSKSPNKHNRLYMEARPLDTDEDQQQEKKALSNAIDDERIGPKDDVKERAKILCQEFGWDKDLAKKIWAFGPETKGPNMFVDMCKGVQYLNEIRDSVVAGFQWVSKEGALAEENMRGVCFELCDVVLHSDSIHRGGAQIIPTARRAMYAAQLTASPRLMEPMYLVDIQVPQAVAGNVYTVVHSRRGSLVEILRPGTPLVNLRFYLPVAESFDFTERLRADTSGQAFPQCVFDHWKIMPSDPLVEDSDAAKVIADIRKRKGLKDIMVPLSEYEDKL from the exons ATGGTGAGGTTCAcggcggaggagctccgcGCGAGCATGGACAAGAAGCACAACATCCGGAACATGTCCGTGATCGCCCACGTTGATCATG GGAAATCGACGCTTACCGACTcgctggtggcggcggctggcaTCATCGCGCAGGACGTGGCCGGCGACGTGCGGATGACGGACACGCGCGCGGACGAGGCGGAGCGCGGCATCACCATAAAGTCGACGGGCATATCGCTCTACTACGAGATGGCGGAAGAGTCCCTCGAGAGGTTCGACGGCGTGCGCGCCGGCAGCTCGTACCTCATCAACCTCATCGACTCGCCCGGGCACATCGACTTCTCCTCCGAGGTGACGGCCGCGCTCCGCATCACCGACggcgccctcgtcgtcgtcgactgCATCGAGGGCGTCTGCGTCCAGACCGAGACCGTGCTCCGCCAGGCGCTCGCCGAGCGGATCAAGCCCGTCCTCACCGTCAACAAGATGGATCGCTGTTTCCTTGAGCTCCAG CAAAACGGCGAGGAGGCGTACCAGGTGTTCTCCCGCGTGATCGAGAACGTGAACGTGACCATGGCGCCGTACGAGGATGCTAAGCTGGGCAACTGCCTGGTGGCTCCGGAGAAGGGCACGGTGGCCTTCTCGGCCGGGCTGCACGGCTGGGCCTTCACCCTGTCCAGCTTTGCCAAGAGATATGCGGCCAAGTTCAAGGTGGACGAGGCCAAGATGATTGAGCGGCTCTGGGGCGAGAACTTCTTCGACCCGGTCACCAAGAAGTGGACGAACACAGAGACGAACTCGCCGACGTGCCAGCGCGGGTTCGTTCAGTTCTGCTACGAGCCCATCCGCCAGATCATCTCGGCGTGCATGACCGACGACAAGGAGAAGCTGTGGTCGATGCTGGCGAAGCTCGAGGTCACGCTCAGGGCCGACGAGAAGGAGCTCACCGATAAAAAGCTGATGAAGCGCGTCATGCAGGCGTGGCTGCCGGCGAGCGACGCCCTCCTCGAGATGATCATCTTCCACTTGCCGTCCCCGGCCATGGCGCAGCAGTACCGCGTCGAGACCCTGTACGAGGGGCCCCTCGACGACCCCTACGCCACCGCCATTCGCAACTGCGACCCCAAGGGACCCCTCATGGTCTACGTGTCCAAGATGATCCCAGCGAGCGACAAGGGGAGGTTCTTCGCCTTCGGCCGCGTCTTCTCCGGTACGGTGGGCACCGGCAACAAGGTGCGGATCATGGGCCCCAACTTCGTGCCCGGCGAGAAGAAGGACCTGTACGTCAAGACGATGCAGCGCACGGTGATCTGGATGGGCAAGAAGCAGGAGTCCGTAGAGGATGTCCCCTGCGGCAACACCGTCGCCATGGTCGGCCTTGACCAGTTCATCACCAAGAACGCCACGCTCAGCGACGAGAAGGCGGTGGACGCTCACCCGATCAAGGCGATGAAGTTCTCCGTGGCGCCGGTCGTGCGCAAGTCGGTGGCCTGCAAGAACGCCTCCGAGTTGCCCAAGCTCGTGGAAGGGCTGAAGCGCCTCGCCAAGTCGGACCCCCTGGTGGTGTGCACCATCGAGGAGTCCGGCGAGCACGTCATCGCCGGAGTGGGGCAGCTCCACCTGGAGATTTGCCTCAAGGATCTCCAAGAGGACTTCATGAGCGGCACCGAGATAATCGTTGGCCCGCCAATCATCACCTACCGCGAGACCGTCGTCAGCAACTCGTGCCGCACCGTCTTGAGCAAGTCGCCGAACAAGCACAACAGGCTGTACATGGAGGCCCGGCCGCTGGACACGGACGAGGATCAGCAGCAGGAGAAGAAGGCGCTGTCCAATGCGATTGACGACGAGCGCATCGGCCCCAAGGACGACGTCAAGGAGCGCGCCAAGATCCTCTGCCAGGAGTTCGGCTGGGACAAGGACCTGGCCAAGAAGATCTGGGCCTTCGGTCCGGAGACCAAGGGCCCCAACATGTTCGTCGACATGTGCAAGGGCGTCCAGTACCTGAACGAGATCAGGGACTCGGTGGTCGCCGGCTTCCAGTGGGTGTCCAAGGAAGGCGCGCTCGCCGAGGAGAACATGCGCGGCGTCTGCTTCGAGCTCTGCGACGTCGTGCTGCACTCCGACTCCatccaccgcggcggcgcccagaTCATCCCGACCGCACGCCGGGCCATGTACGCCGCGCAGCTCACGGCGTCGCCGCGCCTGATGGAGCCCATGTACCTGGTGGATATCCAGGTGCCGCAGGCGGTGGCGGGCAACGTCTACACCGTGGTGCACAGCCGGAGGGGCAGTCTGGTGGAGATCCTTAGGCCCGGCACGCCATTGGTCAACCTCAGGTTCTACCTCCCCGTCGCCGAGTCGTTCGACTTCACCGAGAGGCTCCGCGCCGACACGTCCGGCCAGGCATTCCCGCAGTGCGTCTTCGACCACTGGAAGATCATGCCGTCTGATCCGCTCGTGGAGGACTCTGATGCGGCTAAGGTGATCGCCGATATCAGGAAGAGGAAGGGTTTGAAGGACATCATGGTCCCGCTGTCAGAGTACGAGGATAAGCTTTGA